A stretch of DNA from Malus sylvestris chromosome 9, drMalSylv7.2, whole genome shotgun sequence:
ACTTCCCTCTATTCATGTTGAAACAAACGTTTTGTTTCCTTTATGTCAAAAGAAAGCTTTGGATTTCCTTGCCTTCCTCCATtgacattcttttttcttcttttgaataCAACAACATGTGAACCTACTTTTTCCTTTCATCCTCACAAACCATAAACTTTACTACCTATTACTGaagtaaaaatgtcatttttttaagagtaaattttagcaatggtccatcaactttaatcaaattggagtaatggtccctcaactaaaaatccattaccattggtccctcaacttatcaaaatgtgtaactATAGTCATTTTTATCAagttcgtcaaaattttgtcaaaataagttatgttggaaaaaccatttatataattagggtccctcaactcatcaagtgtgtaattatggtcattttcgtcaactacgtcaaaatttttgtcaaaacgagttatgttagAATGATCATTGTgtcaattgggttaaagttaagggattatttctccaattgaattaaagttgagggaccaatggtaatgaatttttagttgagggaccatagctgcacgttttgatgagttgagggaccaatggtaatgaatttttaattgagggatcattgctccaattgagttaaagttaagggatcataGCTACAATCTACTCTTTTTTTAATCCGTGTGCTATGATTGTTCAAGATTGAAAGTGTCAAAAGCAAATAGACGGGAAAATACTAGCACTAGTCGCACATGCGTCCAGATTGATCTTAGCCGTCCATTGTAGCATGCACTCCCCATTACGAGGAGGacttggtcatcttcccttccAATTTATAGTGTGGAGACAAAGCTGGGGGACCTGCAAAACAAGCTAAATAACAAAATGAGGATTTTGATTCGATTCATTCTCTGTAAGTTGCAGAATAATGGGTCCGTTTTACTCTTGTCAATAATACAATGAAGAAAATTATGAAGTTTCCACAAAAGGTGACAAACTGATGATTTTATTACTATTTAGTTTTTACTCTTTTttaactgaaaataaaaaacgGAAATTCATTTTTTCCGAGGTTTAAAAAAATGAAGTAATTTTCACACatcattttaatcttttacACACCCATGTTTAATCATGATTTTTGCATTTAATTATTCAATCTGATAACTATAAATAAGGAGGGATGTGTGAGAAGCTAAAAAAGGCGTGTGAATGTGACTTAGTAGTACGGTATGATATTCtactttacttgtaagtgagaggctTAGGTCTGATTCTTGCCAAAgtcgaatttgaaccatattattgctagcccattgtgaggcttaactcATGCCCCCACCCCtttgtgtagataatattatttgttcaaaaaaaaaaagtgaaaatcaCATTCTTTTCGAAATTTggctttcaaattttcttttcttgaaaactgaaaataattccaaaataataaaaactgaaaCAGTTAGCAAACgagtttaaataaataattttatgtgaacaaattaaataaataaataatagagAAATACAGAATCAAACACATGGAGCCATTAAAGAAGAGTGTCTTGTAGCATCGATGAATATATGAAGGATAAAACCAGATGAGGCCTACTGGTTTTGGAAGATTCTGGCCTACTACCACGCCCCATGTTTCTTGCTGATTTACTCCATATGTGCATGTCGATCGAGAGAAGTTGACAGCCCATTCGGCCATATGCATACTTATCACAACACACCAACACACATGATTCCAATACAAATTATTGCAatacatgttttgttttttgtgaaagAAAAAACGAATTATATGGTTTTCATATACAAGCGATATTAAATAAGAGATTTTCGAACTTGGGAGTTTAGGTTAAAGAGTGAATGTTCTTACTAGTCGAGTTACAAATCCTTTAcaaaaacaaatacataggtgAGGTAAAAGAACTTTCATGCAACATAACGCATGAAAAGACGAGAGAAACTTACCTGTAATTCAATAGAGCAAGTTTAATTATATGTTGAGTTGCAAGTAAATTAAGTTTTTCTCGTAGTTTGGTGCAAATCAGTGTAACATATGAGTTTCGATGTACACTGAGTTACAGGTTAGTACCGCTCGTCCTTCCGTTTAGTGTGCATTTTTCACATGCCTTATTGCTCTCATGTGATTATTGATTTGATTATTTGATTATCAACATAACCACATGCTTCTTAGCTAAGTGCTACAAGGAATTTACAACTCGAGGCATCATCCTTTGCTAAATGAAAGTCCATTATTGTAGCTCTTATGTTCTTTAAAACCTTCTTTGCAATTAGATCATACGACATCGATCATTCCTCTAAGTTGGTGTTGTATTCATTTTAGTAGAAAGTTTTCATGTGCTGCATGTCCTCTACCAGTCTACCTAATGTCCTGCCCAACCCTACTACAAATATACGTACAATCACGGGATTTTCTAGTATGCTCCGAAGCATTCTATACACTGGTGCTTTTGGTTGTTAGATATTTGGTCAAAGACCAGTGACCGAGATCTAACAGCCAACAATCCCAGTGTACATGATATGCCGCAACATTGTAAAATTTTCATATAATCACACCTATTTCCAGCCAGCATCAACCGTTTTTAACTTTGAAAGTAACATTTGCCTTAATTCAATCCTTGAATCATTTTATGTTGGAGCAACAGAAGGGTGTCGTATACCTGAATTCATCGAAAATAAATGCAGTGACGTGCGAAAACAAACGCTTTAGAAACTCTACTTGTAAATTCAAATCAATGTGAATCACTTACTGTTGGCTTTGACTAACAGGAACTGATCTTTATATTGATCCCTACCCGCTGTCCTTTCTGTGCTTGTTTTCTCAACGCCTTACAACATGATCTACCGAGGTATAATTGATTACAGCGTAACCTTTCTCCTTTCCCTTAACTTCACGAGAACAGTTACTGATTTTCTCTACGAGCAGAATAATCTTTCACCATCAAAATATCGGAGCATAACTTTTGTGGCACCTGTTGTAGTTTCCTTCCTTCCTGCCATGCTTGCCCAACTGAAACGCCTGGCCCCAGATGGCGAACATACACAACCACCTGATCGTTGAAAGGATATGGATGTTTGACTGAAACAGCAAAATGAAAACATTGCGAAATTACATACAGTTATATATAGTTTGTTACTGTTATTAATGGATGTCATACAGATAttacaaacccaaaacaaactTCTCATATGGAAAATAAGCTTGAGCTTGGGTGATTAAGGGTCCTACTCCTAGGCTTGAGCAAGCAGGCAATTTAATGGCAAACAGCCGGTACCATACCTAATCCCCTTAATGGAAAAAACAGCTCACTGGCAGTTGCTATGACAAGGCAGTTTCGGTGCTTGCTAAAAGTAGGTAGAGCTGATACAAGAACTGGAAGTGGGAATGTGATGGGAACCGAAATCATAAATATTGTACCTTGTAATATATTCAACGTATCGGTAAGAATGGTTAGTCTATTCGAAAAAGATAAGGTTAGAATGGTCAGGTATATACAATATGTGTGTTATGTATGCACCACGTGTATAATTGTACATGTATAGGGCTCCTCCGTCTTAGGGCCTCTCTGTCTAACTTATTAGATCAAAACATCtcttcacctttgtttttctCTCGTATTTCTTAGCTTTTCCATGGGGGAAAAATGGGAGCAATTACCATGAAACAATTAAATTCCGAACAAACTGTTCTAATAATACCGCACTGCATTGGATATAAGGAAAATATATACCTGGTCTTGGAAAACCTTCTGGGTATTCTTGGAGGTCAAACAGTCCATCCCCAAATTCATACGCTAGATCACAAGGTTGTTCAGTTGGCATTACTTCCTTAAGCTGTCTCACCACGAAGTACAATGGACTAAAGGAATTTGCAAGTCCGGTTAAAAATGATCCACCTGATTCATTACGATAATTGTACAGAGTTGTATAAAAAAACACCTTAATAAGTAGTAACAAATCAACATTTAGTTTTGGAATTGCAAACCATGCAATGACAGAGTAGACATAACGTAAACCATACATAAGAAACACATGTTGGGGCACTATAAGAAACGTCAAGAATCGTGTTTAACACCACTGCCTTACACAATTTACCAAACTTTAACCTATCAGAGCAATCCACTCCCTCTGCGATGCCTCCTAATCAAATCTATAATGTTTCTGTTACATCAGCCCATCTGTTGTTGGACCATTCTCTAATGTCAGCCTTAATAGTTGAACTGTAAATGGGCCAACCCCCATGACTATTAAGAAGCAAGGGACTGTCCCCAACATAAACTTCAATTTAATGCTAACTTTCAATTCGATAGAtgtataataaaatataataaattcaaTAATAAAATCATGGAGGGTAAAGAAATTACCAATAAATCGTCCATAAATGTTCCCGTCTGTGCTAGAAAATATTGCCTGAGATTTGCAGAACATCCAATTTTGCAGTCCCAACAATTCATGCATATACAAAGAGATAGAAGAAAGCAAAAATCAATAGGATTAGAGGAATTACCTTCTGGAAAGAGTTTATCCAAGAAATGGGCATTGGTCCTATTAAAGAGATCAGCGTCAAACTCTTTACAAGGTAACATAATGAACAGGTTAAAATACGCAATCGGAAGTTTGAGAAATGCCAAATAATCATTCAAATGTGATCAGAAATGGGCTATTTGCTCATCTTAATCAGCAGGTGGATTTTTAATGTCATACAATTAGAAGATTTCATGTTTTTAACATCTTTAGTTTGATAAAGAGTAAACTAATAAACTACTCCATCGAACGAGTTACAGTGATTTTTGAAAAGCACTAATGGGGacattaggccatctccaaccgaaggatccagagggccgaaaatagcccgaaaaccgcctccaactgagggctaggccagagggctgtggaatctgagagggccccacggaattggagagggctggagggttGGAGGGCTGGTTGCAagcagccagccagccagcccagGGCTGGCCAGAAAACCGCttaatcctgtcggttataactgacaggaATACATTTACATTAAATACaatgtattcctgtcggttaacTGACAGGAATTTTTAAAAAGAATTTTGAATCCAACTGCTAGCTGGCGCCagttaccgttggattcaaatattttttttttttttttttaaggttttttgggccttttttttaaaattcttttttaatttaagttaaagttgttttcaaatttaat
This window harbors:
- the LOC126633705 gene encoding uncharacterized protein LOC126633705 isoform X1, coding for MAAATFNSPVRPFASPISRQINFPRQRSPLLRYNSVKGFRLYENRSLHCGVICAVNGGGRGYVSSWDEKPYEYLPSGKKAYLDEQDVVTFLDPPKELIPLDSASYNPAAYLWKKIDDIPPERRYRLLRLVEPRLVSRAWEIAGTRYGDPNLAKRSASTLLSNDDGVTSLEYYNCRTSGGPMPISWINSFQKAIFSSTDGNIYGRFIGGSFLTGLANSFSPLYFVVRQLKEVMPTEQPCDLAYEFGDGLFDLQEYPEGFPRPGTIFMISVPITFPLPVLVSALPTFSKHRNCLVIATASELFFPLRGLVKHPYPFNDQVVVYVRHLGPGVSVGQAWQEGRKLQQVPQKLCSDILMVKDYSARRENQ